Proteins encoded by one window of Spirosoma linguale DSM 74:
- a CDS encoding MgtC/SapB transporter (PFAM: MgtC/SapB transporter~KEGG: tbd:Tbd_0663 putative Mg(2+) transporter), with protein MDIIWDELTAGLPTITQLIHAVIRLVAATLLGGVIGVQRERWGKSAGVRTHILVTVGTTLFVLATAGSGMSLDGVSRVIQGLTTGIGFIGAGAILKLSKSREIQGLTTAAGIWTTAAIGVTVGLGSLGLALLGTVLTWIILTLVGRIEFKQRIKRINEENQARKI; from the coding sequence ATGGACATTATCTGGGATGAACTAACCGCTGGACTACCCACTATAACCCAGTTGATACACGCTGTTATCCGGCTGGTAGCGGCCACCTTGCTCGGTGGAGTGATCGGGGTACAGCGCGAACGATGGGGGAAGTCTGCGGGCGTACGAACGCATATTTTGGTTACGGTAGGCACGACATTATTTGTTCTGGCTACAGCAGGAAGCGGCATGTCATTAGATGGCGTATCCAGGGTCATCCAAGGGCTTACCACGGGTATTGGGTTCATTGGAGCGGGAGCTATTCTCAAGTTAAGCAAGAGTCGGGAGATTCAGGGCTTAACAACAGCGGCTGGCATTTGGACAACAGCGGCAATTGGGGTGACTGTCGGGCTGGGTAGTCTGGGGCTGGCTCTACTGGGTACCGTCTTAACCTGGATCATTCTCACGCTTGTTGGACGAATTGAATTTAAACAGCGGATTAAGCGAATCAATGAGGAGAATCAAGCACGTAAAATTTAA
- a CDS encoding phosphoesterase PA-phosphatase related protein (PFAM: phosphoesterase PA-phosphatase related~SMART: phosphoesterase PA-phosphatase related~KEGG: acp:A2cp1_1858 phosphoesterase PA-phosphatase related) yields MNTIFLTAWLTFKKQRTVLLTLIGYQASLILSFGQGPYELKTDRELTLLGVGALTGITSLVLEQQVKPWTPNEIALLNRNTINPFDRSATNKFSVTANQISDMTLLGTAAVTGLLIIGTKPMRQDIKTLGIMYLETLLLVNGVQYSVKNITQRTRPYGYNSTVAVAEKLDLTTKQSFFSAHAANAFATAVFAGEIFQQYFPYSRLKSVVWVGSLGLATATSVLRYEGGKHYPSDLLVGTAFGSLVGWGIPYLHTVKNRGNLNRRLDIQPWSNGSANGVYMQVRVFSR; encoded by the coding sequence GTGAATACTATCTTTCTCACCGCTTGGCTAACATTCAAAAAGCAACGTACCGTTTTATTGACCTTGATTGGCTATCAGGCGTCATTGATTCTTTCCTTCGGACAGGGCCCGTATGAACTCAAGACCGATCGGGAGTTAACGCTACTGGGGGTTGGTGCTCTAACGGGAATCACGTCCCTGGTGCTCGAACAACAGGTAAAACCCTGGACGCCAAATGAAATTGCGTTGCTAAATCGGAATACGATCAACCCCTTTGACCGATCAGCCACCAATAAGTTCAGTGTGACTGCTAATCAAATTAGTGATATGACGCTGCTGGGTACGGCTGCTGTTACAGGATTGCTGATCATAGGCACTAAACCCATGCGGCAAGACATCAAAACACTAGGGATCATGTATTTGGAAACACTACTGCTAGTGAATGGCGTTCAGTACTCGGTTAAAAATATAACGCAGCGTACGAGGCCTTATGGTTATAACTCAACAGTAGCCGTTGCTGAAAAGCTGGACCTTACCACGAAGCAGTCTTTTTTTTCAGCCCATGCCGCCAACGCTTTTGCTACCGCCGTATTTGCCGGTGAAATATTTCAACAATATTTTCCGTATTCACGCTTGAAATCCGTTGTCTGGGTCGGGTCATTGGGCTTGGCTACGGCTACTTCGGTATTACGGTATGAAGGGGGAAAACATTACCCCAGCGACTTACTGGTTGGGACGGCGTTTGGTTCATTAGTGGGTTGGGGCATTCCGTATCTACACACAGTTAAGAACCGTGGTAATTTAAACCGTCGGTTGGACATCCAACCTTGGAGCAATGGCTCAGCTAATGGCGTCTACATGCAGGTACGAGTATTTTCACGGTGA
- a CDS encoding hypothetical protein (KEGG: hypothetical protein), with product MEPEQDSLLKNYSLPERGAYLGALATMALADGHVSAQELDFLNLISQAAELPPTMQQEVRQIANDPSQVSLQKCLDVLKESQLRFSFITDVISLAKADGQYAAQEQQRMEEMAAYLQVSQEQFSILNQFVNKAGEAQQQGEDPTSPAFLTNSGFGDLFKNVNISPQMVQGVLGVVAPLVLGKMLSSGHKRGQQKGLGGLLSGLAGGTVSQGGGGLGSFIAMLSGVSGRQKHGGLSSGGLGGLLKNIIGGSRFR from the coding sequence ATGGAACCTGAACAAGATAGCTTGCTAAAAAACTACTCGCTGCCCGAACGAGGAGCTTATCTGGGGGCACTTGCCACAATGGCTTTAGCGGATGGCCATGTTTCCGCTCAGGAATTAGACTTTCTAAATCTGATCAGTCAGGCGGCTGAACTACCCCCTACTATGCAGCAGGAGGTCCGCCAGATTGCCAATGATCCCTCTCAGGTGAGCCTGCAGAAATGCCTCGATGTGCTTAAGGAAAGTCAACTCCGCTTTTCGTTCATCACCGATGTAATCAGTTTGGCTAAGGCCGATGGCCAATATGCAGCTCAGGAACAGCAGCGGATGGAGGAAATGGCCGCCTATTTACAGGTTAGCCAGGAACAGTTCAGCATTCTTAACCAGTTCGTCAATAAAGCAGGAGAGGCCCAGCAGCAGGGAGAAGACCCCACTTCCCCCGCATTTTTGACCAACAGTGGCTTTGGTGATCTATTCAAGAATGTTAATATATCTCCTCAAATGGTCCAGGGCGTACTGGGCGTTGTAGCCCCGCTGGTGCTTGGAAAAATGCTGAGCAGTGGCCATAAACGGGGCCAGCAGAAGGGGTTAGGCGGCCTGTTGAGTGGCTTAGCCGGAGGAACTGTAAGCCAGGGAGGGGGCGGCTTAGGCTCATTCATCGCGATGCTGAGCGGCGTAAGTGGCCGACAAAAACACGGTGGTCTGAGTTCAGGCGGATTGGGGGGATTGCTCAAAAATATTATTGGAGGCAGTCGGTTCCGCTAA